In Amblyomma americanum isolate KBUSLIRL-KWMA chromosome 8, ASM5285725v1, whole genome shotgun sequence, the DNA window ataccgacgcaagcagcgtgggactaggcgccgttctcgttcaaaaaagtgacgggctggagaaggtcatcgcatacgctagccgttccctttccaaggccgaggctaactattcgaccactgagaaggagtgccttgccatcatctgggctacgtcgaaattccgcccctacctctacggacggccattcaaggtggtcagcgaccaccacgcgctctgctggcttgccaatttgaaggatccctctggccgactcgctcgatggagtctgcgtctccaggagtttgacgtcaccgtcgtttacaagtccggacgcaagcacactgacgccgattgcctctcacgagcccctgtagatgcaccgccgctggacgacgatgaggacgccttcctgggacccatcagcgcaagctcttttgctcagcagcaacgctcggaccccaacctaaaaggcctcatcgagtacctggaaggcaaggtttcttcaccccccgcttcattcaagcgaggactgtcttctttctgtgtgcagaatgaggtccttgtgaagaagaactttacagcgaacaaaacagcctacctccttgttgtacctacttgtctccgcgaagaagttctacaggcttcacacgacgagccgacagctggacatctcgggtttactcgcaccctccgccgcattcaagacaagtattactggccccgactgtctgccgatgtggcacactatgtgaaaacatgccgagattgtcagcgacgaaagactcctcccacacgaccagcaggatttctgaaccccattgaacctccctcaagaccctttcagcagattggcatggacttgcttggcccttttccaacgtcaacatctggaaataagtggatcatcatagcgaccgactacctgacccgctacgccgaggcgaaagccctaccgaacggaacagcagcagaagtggccaaatttttcgtggagtgcattcttcttcgacatggcgcccccgatgtgctcatcacggacagaggaacagcatttacggcggaactcacgcaagccatcctgcgctacagccaaaccagccaccggaggacaactgcataccatccgcagaccaacggactgaccgagcgcctgaacaaaaccatcgccgatatgctcgctatgtatgtcgatgccgaacataaaacctgggatgtcatcctgccttacgtcgtcttcgcctacaacaccgcagtgcaggagaccacccagatgacgccttttaggctcgtccatggcagggaggccacgaccacgctagacgccatgctgcccaacgttacagaagaagagaacgtcgacgttgccgcctaccttcaacgcgcagaagaagctcgaaggcttgcccgattacggatcaaagatcagcagcggtccgacgccagacgctacaacctaagaagacgcaacgcggaatacaagccaggagaccaagtctgggtgtggacgcccattcgccgccgtggattgagtgaaaagcttttgcgccgctatttcggcccgtacaaggttcttcgtcggctgggtgaactggattatgaggtcatccctgacgcaatgactgcatcccagcgacgccgcgtacgaccagaagtcgtccatgtagtccgtctgaagccgtattatgcccgctaaaggccgctgcatttccatgctctattttcgcaagatctgtttttttttcccttactagtcggattatttgttttaatgcatcgggtcgatgcttctttgagaggggagtaatgccgccaatatttgcagtgtttgttcgtttttcaaatctgccgcgacaccaccttatcgctttgtttgcgacgcaagacgcgactagatttatctcgattgatcgcagccaggcaaagctgattctacgttgttccggaatgttctagcaactttgcggcctttatctcgaatgttcgctatcagctttaaattgagcacggccgacagcggcgggcattctgttcgacgaccgccgagcacgcttgtcgcttcgccgccgccgagtgattcagtctattttgggtgcaagtcagcccaataaacagttcttttagaaggccgtttcgtccgtcttcatcgctgcttcgactgccgtcaccactacgtgacaatattaaatTGCTCGAACACGAGGGTACCTAGGCATAAAAGTCTGGTTACGATTTCATAAGCGAGGAAGGTATATATGTGTGCTGCTTTCCAATACGTTGCTtgcgccagtttttttttgtattacttGGGCTTTCAAGCAACCAAGTTTTGAGAAAAAGCTTCCGCTTACCCTTTTGTCTTATGGCTTGATCACTTCAACGCTGTTACTTTTTTCATGATGctagtaggggggggggggggtcacattTGCCACCGAAAATCTTGTTGTTCTCTTAAAACAAATATAATTTACCGAAAAAATACGAAAttcgcaaaaaaagagaaaaaatcagAACGCCAACCCCTAAATAACACCAGAGGAGAAAAATCGTGGCGCAAAGGAAGTTCGGAAGGCATTTTAAAGCAAAGCGGCAACTGGAGCTAGTTGGTTGTGCATACTGATCGTTTTTACGAGCTACAATTGGGAAACTACACATAAGAATCCGACGAAGACCACCAAATAAGTGTGATTGGCTTGTGGTCTCCGTTTGTCTCCCGTGTGCGGTTCGCAGTAGTAGCGTGTTAAAACTTTAAGCACGACATTTCGGTATCAACACTAGTAGCAGCGAATTCACAAAAAGCTCGAGCCTTATAACTCTGCATGCAGGGAAGAACTCAGGTGACCAAAACTGACTGCTACGCGAAGATGCAGTGGCATGCTAATGATCACGTTTGGggttgaacaaaattttgattcaTAATGCGCTTGCCAGCACAGACATTTTAGCGGACGGACTCCACCACGCTTCCTGCGCGCAGCCTCGTCAACAGTTCTTACAAAACAAGTGCAATGACAATTGAAAACTGCATTGTCCGTACTTGCATTCCTAGCTGTCATTAAATAGCTACTGAAGGTCTTGTTCGAGAatgtttattcattttttttctacaccgaGGTTTCCCTCAAAGCTAAAAACGTCACCCTGTTGCGTTGGCTTGTTAAACTACGCTATGCAACCTTGCATAACAATTCCGTCACGCTATCTCGCCGTTCACCAAAGCTACCGAGGGCacaaaataacaacaaaaacaagaCGCTTAGTTTCTGCGTTTAACTTTCGCGGCTCTGTGTGCTCTCGTCTAACTTCCAGAAGCGAACGTTGACAGAGACCTTTCCGAAAACATGCCCCGCAGACAATACAGATCAGTCGCTTGCAGCACAGCAAGGTTCAGTCGTCAAAATAAGGACCCATGTTGTCGTGTTGTCGGCAACAAGCACTTTACAAAACTAAACAGAAAAAAGCAGCGCTGGGAAGGCAGAGCGCGCAACGTTCAAACACCACGCGTCACCCTCGTCAAAGCGTGTACTCTGCCGCCTGTGGAAAGGATGCCGGTGTGATTCCTGGCAGCCCACGTGCTAGTGAAAAGTTGTTATTCAAAGATTGGCGACCCCACTGAGACGGTGCTACCCCGTGACAGCGTCTGTCAAACTCCCAACCAACCACTCGCGTCTTCAGTTCGAAAACAAACCTCTAGCTCCTTAAATAAGAACCCCGTCGACACCGGGGACCACAAGCAGTCAACCCGTCTTCCTCTGGCTCCGTGGTTGTGCTCTAGATTCATCTAACATTTGCTTCGAGTGCTTCTCTTGGTTAGCGTTGCGGTTGGCGCGTTTGCATTTTCGAACAGACTCCGAGCCTGAACAAAGGGCTTTTGTTCCACCGTTGACCTTCACTATCCTGACCACAGTGAAGACAGCAGCATGCCTGCAGCGATGCTGGGATTTCTTCTTGCGCTTGGAGTCGCCAGCGTGCCTGCCGTAAACGGTAAGCAACCACCGGCTCCTTATTTGTTGCTTCCATGGCTGATCCAATAAAGCGCCAGCTGGTTCGTAAGGCGCCTGTTGCTGTGTAGCATTAAGGTAGAAGGCGGATCCTAATGCTTGGCTAAGAGCAGAATGACGTGAACGCAACATATTGCGGCAATTAAGCTGCACTCACGTGGTGCCTATAGTGTGGGGCGCTCTTGTGACATGGTACCGCCGATGCAGCTGCCCATAAATTCACCTTGTATGTATATCCGTGTGTGGTAGGGCTGACGTAAATTGAGGGCAGATGTTTAGTGCGCTGCGCCAACGCTTTATCACACCTGTAGGCATCGCTCGACAGGCAGAACGGAACTACAACAAGGAGCTTTCAAACGAAATGTATATTATTCTTTGCGACTTGGCGAAAATTGCAAAGCTATAACAGCCTTGTTCTCTATTAGGATTCGTCTATTGAGTTAAAGGTTGAGATTAGTTTAAGCTCGCATgagtgcgatttttttttaataccgAGCACAGGTCAGAGTACGACTGATTAGTTTGATTTAGCAGAACACCACAAGCAGAACACTAGCCGCCATCTGCGGCCGCATTCGCGCATTGTGAACCGATGCCTTGATGCACTGTTGCTATGGGGTCTTAGTACTCCCTATGCTCTTTGAGCTACAGGAATATTTGCCAATACATCGCTTTCCTTTTTGTTCTGCAGGTCAGTGCATCAACGTGACCCTGCCGAACATTCTGAACCTGGGCGAGGTGAGATAATATGAAAGTCATTTATGTAATTCGCAAATAATTTTTGCTGATGTTCACGTCTTTTGGGCCAAACAAAATCAGTTCTCTAGGAGGGGGGCACAGCAGAAGCAAGACGGCTTTTTTACATTTTGCTTCATGGCGTAACTGACGATTGCTGCCTTAAGTGTTGACGACGTTACGAGATCGGCATTAAAAAGAAAACTATGAGTGCAAAGTGTTTGAATATCTCTATTTGCTGATGCCTTTAACTTATGTTAGATGTGCACACAAGCTTAACGCATTTTAGAGACAATGTACCCATAGCAACCATTTTTTCGGTGTAGAACTAGCCAAGCGTTCACCTTTTTGGAATGCAGTGCACGCCTGGAAAACACATTATTTggctaatatttttttctttcagcaccGATTTCAGGCCCCCTAAAATTGGTCTCCCCACAGCAAACGTTTAAGTTGCTGTGGGGAGACCGAAAACTTCGTTTAGAGATGATCGGCTCAGACTTCCCTCACATCCTTACGACTAATCAAGATTTGAAATATTTAGTAACACTACATAATGCATCAAATGCAGGAAACCAAATCGAATCAATGGCGCGTGGCTGGAGGTAGAGCTTCACGTGACATAGCGATGATGTCAAGAATGTTAACGACAAAGCCTATGGATCACATGCTCTGATTGGCTAGACTAGCGATTCAAAGCGATGTCTGCACTCGTGAAGTCTTCTGAATGACAGAATGAAATTCTCATAATTTTGCTTACCAAGCAGAGAACGGCTTTAAAAGGGCACGCGATGTGCGGCACAAGCGCTGTAGAAGTAACTTCTGACCGGGTCAGAAAGACGGCCAGCATGAGTACTAAAATCCATATAAACAAACTACGACATCAATACCTAACATCGTGAAGTCATCAGGACAGAAAAGGTCCACCCTAAAATTTTCGTGAAGTGAATTTCAAAGCAGGATATACCATGAATCTTTTAATGTCCAACGCCAGGATTGAAGTTCAGGAATACCCGCTTCATACAATGAATATCTATCCTTCCCCTAAGCGGTTGCATGCACACTTCACAGTCGTAGCTACGACGGCtgctcagagaaaaaaaaaacgtgtgaaaAGCATGTTCATGCGAAGAATTGAAATTTTATTCTCTTCCTGAGGAAATTCAGGTCCTGATAAGGCCTTATAAACTTTCGATAATCTGTATATTAACAAATCTGGCCCTATTTCTTTTCCCCGTAGTGCCTCGGAACCACCTTAAGAACCTGTCCTGACATGTCGGTAAGCGATACAGTGTACTGATTTCACATTTTAGCTAACACTGCTGTTTTTCATTGGTATTAGTTTCTTAATAATTATTAATTACAACTGTTAATTATATTTCTCAGTTCATTACAAGCGGACTCTGTTTTGCATTCTTTGCATGCGAGTTGTTTTTAAGAACTGTTGCAAGCACACCATCGCTCTCTTAACGCATAGAACTTTAAAGTTTATAGCGAGTGTCACGCTTACTTTGTGAAATGCCAGCAGAATTAGCCTTGATTTTTTCATGGTTACCAGCAGTGCGACAAAAATGTGTTCAAAAGATCAGCATTCGCAGGCTTCTGCTTTTTGCTATAGTGGTTGTCGTTTTCTTTAGTCATAATATTGAGACTTTTGTTTCTCATTTTCAAGGCGTAGGAAAGGACGGCTATAACAGAaagcttttttccttttcttctcagGATGGCTTAATTCCGGACCTTACAACAGTCGTAGGGGTAAGTATGGTTTGATGATAACGCCTGGAGTGACTGCTGTCAAGAAGCAAGTCAGGAGCACGTCGACCGATGCATCATCATAATTACTCGCACTTGCCCGCAGTGTGTGCTCCAGATACTGCCTCAGGTAGCCAGTCCTGTCTCCGTGCTTTTCAACGTCGTCGGACTCCTGGAAGCTGTCGTGTCTAAGCTCGGCCTCTGTAAGTGATTTCTGTTCTGCATAACAGCAGTCATTCAATATAGAACAATACTCTTTGAATGAAATCGGCTTTAGAACAATGAAGTGTGCTTGTGAGACTGACTACGCCAACGCCAACTGTCTCTTCCCGCGTCTTCAGGCGTAATCTATGCCAGTAAACAATAGGCACGTTGTTATAGGTGTTGGATAGACATTCCTGAGATATGTCACGTAGCATGACTTCGGGGTGTAATTTAGTAAACCTATTTATGCATCAGGAAATTAGGGGGCATTATTAAAGCGCGCTTTCTTGTGGCACACGAGAAGAGGTGCACACAAACCAACTTTAAAACTTCGGCGGTGCTGTCACAGGATAGTCCGATGTTTAAAACGGAAACCAATGTTTTGAAACGTTTTTTTACGTCTTGGTACAATTAGCTGGCACATCGAGCATTCCAAAATAGCTGTAGAGCCGAGGCTGCTTAGAAGAAAAAATATATGATACTTCCAGAGAGAGGACACTAATCTAAATGTCACGGTCAATGCTTAATCACACAGTGCACAagagaggggaaagcctcagggtgctttacaacgtttcgacaagagcacTTGTCTTCGCCTGGGGCAAAGCGTGccttcatcattggcggggtatAAATAGGGTCTTCACTCCGAGGAGGCAGgcccggtgagggggaggagggtgcGACGTGGGAAAGACGTTAGAGTGGGGAAGGTGATCTTGTTCAGGGATGATGGCTGCTAAAGtggattaaccggttgacctgcaaaactgtgaaaaggccagctcagcagaaaggagGTACAATGCTTAATAGGCGTATTCAAACCTTAACCTTGCTCGGCAAGCCACGCAAAAAAATGTTCTCAAGCTTTACGCCGGAGCACAAAAAAAGAGCGTCATATGTTAATATTTAAAACCTCGTAATGAGGACATCCATGCGTAGGCTGAATAGGAGCGACTTGTGATTAGAACATGTGATGTGGTGAGCCCTTATTGCTTCATTGGGAAGACGTACTAGCGCAACAAGCGTATGGCCTTACGTGACAGCATCACGTATAAGAGAAGTCTAGTGTTGGCCTTCTTACTCAAGTAGAGTATAActttttttgacgtttttgagtGAAATATTACATGTGCAGAGCATACAATCGTTCCAAATAAAATAGACTATTGGCACTGGTAAACAATAGCATGAAAACCAGATTGCTGTAGAAAGCTATGTGCAGTGTCGAGCTAACTCTGGCAGGGAGTGCGTGATGCGAAATCCCAAGTGGTAAAACGATCCGTCAAAGGCCTGTTCTCCACTGTTGAAGATATCTGCTGACGGTGCTGATGTTGCATACGAAGCTCGACCGCTGCTTGCACTTTTTGTCTTGCAGCGGGAGACATCGGAGGCCTCGCGAACATCCTGTGTAATCCACTGGGTATTTCCCTCTTCAACTGCGGTACGTTCAGCCCTGGGAACCTTGCTTGTCAGGCGCCTCTGCAGATCAGCCTGCCAAGCGTGTTCAACATCGGCTCGGTAAGAGAACTTAACACTTTGATCTGTATTTATCAATTCAAGTGAATAGTACCAGCACCTAATAAGCACTGTTTGTATTTGCTAGTCTTAGAAAGCATGACCATCTTTGCCTGTAGTTGAAGGCAGTGCTTGCGTAACATTGACACAGATCCTAACTCTATTTTCTTTCACTATCCGTGCCCGTTTATTTTCTTCGTATCTCGTATGAAGTACGAATTTCTCGTATGAAGTAAAAAAATTCTCACAAGACATTCCTTCCCTAAGCTTCCACTTTATTGGAAATAAAAGGTTCGCTTCAGTATAGGGGCAGAGCACTGCTTTCCGGAGGACATGCTTGGGCTTGAGTATTTTTTTCATGGATAATGACAGTTTGTTTGCCTTTAATATAATTCACTTACTGAAGAAGCACTTTAATTCTACATGCGTAGGGGCTTTTAATTGAGCTTGAATAAATCTTTCAGTGCTTGAATAGGACCCTGCTGTTCTGCGATGCCGGCTCTACAGTGACGGTAGGTTTTTGTTGTTTCATTGACAAAACTCTCCTTCCAACCGCAAAAATGCTTTTTCGACTAAGAGCAACGCTTCTCTTTTTCAGGAGCCAATTCTGAATGGACTGATCTCAGCTGTCGGAGTAAGTATAAATGCATTCTGAAAACATGTTTTTAAAAGTTCAGTTATATGTAACGTTAGGCCGCTGCTCTTTGATAATGCGTACAGTATGTAGGCCTAAAGCTGAGGCGTTTTCTGTGGTTGACGGCCCATTTTGCTCGCGGGTAGCTATTAGTaatcttttatttttgttcttcagAATAAAGAGCAGCCTTCGTCGTCACACACATTTGTCACTAACAAAGAATTACTCAACATGACAAAGATGGACGTGGGGTAGAAATTTTCGGCAGTTTTATTTGGCGACGGATTTTGTAACCGAAACACCGCAGTACACGGAGAGACAATTTCTCGTCTCCAGTATGCTTTCATCAGTGAAAGTTAACGTGAAATCATTCGCCCGTAGAACTTTTCATAGATCACGATCGATATATTTCGTCATTTACCTCTGGTACTGACAGTTCTGCTATGCAGCCAGAAGTTGTCACGGAAGTGGTAATGGCCGACAAAGTTGAAGGTggaagtttattttatttaccataaACAAGGTTGAAGGTGCAAAAAGCGGCGCGAATCGCAGCTTGACAGGGTCCAAGCTGAAAGTTGCAAGTCGTCAGGGCGTTTCAGGTGGACTGATATGTGTCACAAGTGCATGAGAAAACCTGTGCCTGTCATCTCACAGGAATAATTAATGTCGTGACTCTACCAAACAtttgaaacaaacaaataaacagcaTGTGGTTTTGGTGTCTGTTGCAGAGTAATACTCAACTTATTATGTTTCAAGAAGTGCGAGAAAAAGCGAAAACTACATTCTAAGGTGTTTTGAGTTACTGAGCACGTCAAGCTAAATGCAAACTAATTTAATGTGCAAGTCATGAAAGATTACAAGACAttgaagctgcgtcgaatcagtgtgatCGGGTGACAAAATTAAAATCTTGCCTACAGTGCATTCTGACTGGTGCCCCTGACGCCCTGCAACTGGACCTGGTCTCGAGCCTAGTCTGTCCTCTTGTGGACATCCTCAACTCTTCGCTGGAAGAATTCACTTCCGTGCTGCCCTTCCGGTTCCTCACCAGAGGAATCACGAATGTCGTCAACCGACTCACCAGCGGCCTGCTTGGATCCGTTGGTAACTGTGCGTACCGTTTCTACGTCTTATACGAATCCATTTAAGTGTAGTCCTAAATtcaaagcacaagaaaaacagaAAATCAAATTCGCAACTGTTGGGTCCTCTAGCGATACCATACGGCTGCAGAACAAGCTTTGCAGCTTTCCAATATATGTGTGCTTGGCAGAAAATTTGGCAAATTGTACCCCCTTCCACTCCCGCCTGCTATTAAGATTAACAGAATGAGCTATATAAGATAGCTGTTAGTTGATAAACGCCAAATTCATGTACAGTTCTAAGCTGATGGTATGGTTGTTCGAAGGGACTGCATGTGTAGAAGCAGGTTACAGATTACGCGCTGCCAAGTTCAACATGTTGAGCAAAAGAACTTTTCCGTGTTCAGTGGGCCTCTCCTTCTAACTTTGAATATGCCAGCGACGCGAACAGTGCCAGAGTGAGAGGAAAGCTAAGGAAGAAACCAAAGGAAACTTTCAAGCAAGCTTGTGTAATCTATAGTGTTTACGTGCGAATACTTTAATTTTTCTGTTAACTCAGCTTACCTGTGAAGCAGTTCGTTTTTATTTGGTGCAATTCCTTTGAACAGTTTTCATAATGTTCCATGTTCTCGTCTACCGCAGGCAATTTCTGAACCCTTAAAAAGAGGGCACAGATAAACTCCAGTTCCATATCAAGGAAAATGAAGGAGATCAAGCGTTTTCGATGTCATCCTTGTCCGGGGTGAAGTAACCGCCCTGCGAGTCCAGTGTAACCAACCCAAAAGTCTTCAGGCGTCAGCTTCCAAGCGGTCAACCTCCCCACCTTTCGTATGGCATCCTGCAATATGACGGGACGCAAACCGAAAGCCTCAAGGTTCGCAGGCAACATTGGCCTCATCGGACTTTGCGAGGAAGCACTGTGTGAATGTCCAAGAGCTGTTAAGGCTCACTAAAAGAAGTGAGAATGTTGTTGCTATCTTATTAAGCTATCAATAAAGAATACGCTGCAATCTACCAGTTTTGCTACTTTTATTGTTCGAAGGAAGCACGTTTCGGTCACTTGCACAAAATGACAAGGTTTCACACAGGGCTTTTAACAACCCAGGCGCACAGAGGAAGTTAAAATGGCGTAATACGATGAAGGTACTGACTTTTCTATTGACAGCCAAAAAACCGACAAAAGTAGCTCCGCTGGTGGCACTGAAGCCTCATTAGCGCGAGATGCCTAAAACGTGAAACAATAATAGCAGACGCTTACATTTGCACTTGAAGTAGAGAAACAACGATCTGTAGTGTTCACTTACCAATTACGTCGCCTCGGAATTGTGCATGAAACTACTTGTACTAGTGCTCTATTGCTTTCTATTGGAACAGCCGCGAATTTCATAGACTGCCTTGGCATTCCCACTTCAATGAATTAGCTTGAGGCGGCAGAGTAAAACACATTAGGAATTTACTTTGGCGCAGAGAGTTTATATAAGTACCATGAACCGAATTCTGTAGTGTGCTTCAAAAAGAGCTATTTAGCAATCCTGACGGGTTCTTGTCGCAGCTTTATTGGATGCTGAGCTGGAAAATTTGAGCCTCATGTTGGCGTGTTATACACGCTTGTAAGCTTGACGGTTAGGCAGATCTGAATAGCGGCTTCGTTTATTCAACACACAGCTGTTTGCGCAAGTAATAATGTGTTATGAGAAAAGAATGAATACGTTGTGCTGAACCCTACTTGAAACAAACCCCATATAAAATATATTAAATTTTCGTAAAGTAGGATGAAAAGATTCGGAA includes these proteins:
- the LOC144100001 gene encoding uncharacterized protein LOC144100001, with protein sequence MPAAMLGFLLALGVASVPAVNGQCINVTLPNILNLGECLGTTLRTCPDMSDGLIPDLTTVVGCVLQILPQVASPVSVLFNVVGLLEAVVSKLGLSGDIGGLANILCNPLGISLFNCGTFSPGNLACQAPLQISLPSVFNIGSCLNRTLLFCDAGSTVTEPILNGLISAVGCILTGAPDALQLDLVSSLVCPLVDILNSSLEEFTSVLPFRFLTRGITNVVNRLTSGLLGSVGNCNF